The following proteins are co-located in the Bordetella bronchialis genome:
- a CDS encoding UbiH/UbiF family hydroxylase codes for MSHGILVCGAGIVGLATALALARQKQRVTVLAPAVAVPAAQPDRYHPRVYALSPASQRFLAHLGIWDALPAARIAAVDAMEIHGDADGSVTLNAWQAAKPHLAWIVEAAEVERVLAQAVRLSGIPWIADRCVGFEHGVVLTENGAQLRTDLAVGADGAGSPLRAAAGLVQRSAPYDAVGLVTHLDAALPHRGTAMQWFHDEGVLALLPLPDTSRGPQVSMVWSAPARRAQAVQALPADAQAEAVRAHLAAVTQGRLGDLRMNIGLHGFPLFLEQAQMVAAGVALAGDAAHRVHPLAGQGLNLGLGDAETLATIVARREPYRGAGDLRVLRRYQRARAEPLLAMRLATDGLHRLFASHAAPAAWLRNAGMRWMDALPLFKRLLIEQASGG; via the coding sequence ATGAGCCACGGAATTCTCGTTTGCGGCGCCGGCATCGTCGGCCTGGCGACCGCGCTGGCATTGGCCCGGCAAAAGCAGCGCGTCACCGTCCTGGCGCCGGCCGTGGCGGTGCCCGCGGCGCAGCCTGACCGCTACCATCCCCGGGTGTATGCCCTGTCGCCGGCCAGCCAGCGCTTTCTGGCGCATCTGGGCATCTGGGATGCCTTGCCGGCCGCGCGCATCGCCGCCGTCGACGCCATGGAAATCCATGGCGACGCGGACGGGTCGGTGACGCTGAATGCCTGGCAGGCGGCCAAGCCGCACCTGGCCTGGATTGTCGAGGCTGCCGAGGTCGAACGCGTGCTGGCGCAGGCGGTGCGCCTGTCGGGCATCCCGTGGATTGCCGACCGCTGCGTCGGTTTCGAGCACGGCGTCGTACTGACCGAAAACGGCGCCCAGTTGCGTACCGACCTGGCCGTGGGCGCGGATGGCGCGGGATCGCCGCTGCGCGCCGCGGCGGGGTTGGTGCAGCGTTCCGCTCCCTACGACGCGGTGGGGCTGGTTACCCACCTGGACGCCGCCTTGCCGCATCGGGGTACCGCGATGCAGTGGTTCCACGACGAAGGCGTGCTGGCACTGCTGCCCCTGCCGGACACGTCGCGCGGACCGCAGGTCTCCATGGTGTGGTCGGCGCCGGCCCGCCGCGCCCAGGCCGTGCAGGCGCTGCCCGCCGATGCCCAGGCGGAGGCCGTGCGGGCCCACCTGGCCGCGGTGACACAGGGCCGCCTGGGCGACCTGCGCATGAATATCGGCCTGCATGGCTTCCCGCTGTTCCTGGAACAGGCGCAAATGGTGGCGGCTGGCGTGGCCCTGGCTGGGGACGCGGCGCACCGGGTCCATCCGCTGGCGGGCCAGGGCTTGAACCTGGGGCTGGGCGATGCGGAAACCCTCGCTACAATCGTCGCGCGGCGCGAACCCTACCGCGGCGCGGGGGATTTGCGGGTGCTGCGGCGCTACCAGCGTGCCCGTGCCGAGCCGCTGCTGGCCATGCGGCTGGCCACCGACGGATTGCACCGCCTGTTCGCCAGCCATGCCGCGCCGGCGGCCTGGCTGCGCAACGCCGGCATGCGGTGGATGGACGCCCTGCCTCTTTTCAAAAGGTTGCTGATCGAGCAAGCTTCCGGCGGGTGA
- a CDS encoding murein transglycosylase A, with amino-acid sequence MRSLFRLAPCALLGLALAACSTVETGIPPDETAGTPAAGPGPATAAETPLVVPPLSSLPDTPARPLAGRFQKVGYADIPAWRDDDLAQFWQVFLRNCKGLMRPTSGNLAMPARATPRVWQPVCAAAVDPARRPVATDAESVRRFLQTYLQPWRLVAADGKPASNLVTGYYEPLVRGSRVQGGLAQWPLYTPPRDLLTVDLGAIYPELAGKRVRGKLDGKRVVPYDTRADLDNNPARRPPVLVYVDDPVDNFFLQVQGSGRVLLTDGPDAGKTIRVAYADHNGQPYVSIGRWLVDRGELTSDQASMQNIRAWAQRNPQRVREMLDANPAVVFFKEEPVTDPETGPRGAYGVSLTARRSIAVDTSFVPLGTPVFLGTTWPGSDRPLDRLVFAQDTGTAIRGAARADFYWGYGDAAGQMAGRMKQRGQMWVLWPKQAGEPSAR; translated from the coding sequence ATGCGTTCATTGTTCCGCCTGGCGCCTTGCGCGTTGCTGGGCCTTGCCCTGGCTGCTTGTTCCACCGTGGAAACCGGGATCCCGCCGGACGAGACCGCCGGTACGCCGGCCGCTGGCCCCGGCCCGGCCACGGCGGCGGAGACCCCGCTGGTGGTCCCGCCGCTGTCCAGCCTGCCCGATACGCCGGCCCGCCCGCTGGCGGGCCGCTTCCAGAAGGTGGGCTACGCCGACATTCCGGCCTGGCGGGATGACGATCTGGCGCAGTTCTGGCAGGTATTCCTGCGCAACTGCAAGGGCTTGATGCGGCCTACCTCCGGCAATCTGGCCATGCCGGCCCGCGCCACCCCGCGCGTCTGGCAGCCGGTGTGCGCGGCCGCCGTCGATCCCGCGCGGCGCCCGGTCGCCACCGACGCGGAAAGCGTGCGGCGCTTCCTGCAGACCTATCTGCAGCCGTGGCGCCTGGTGGCGGCGGATGGCAAGCCGGCATCCAATCTGGTCACCGGTTATTACGAGCCCCTGGTGCGCGGGTCGCGCGTGCAGGGCGGGCTGGCGCAATGGCCGCTGTATACGCCGCCCAGGGACCTGCTGACCGTCGACCTGGGCGCGATCTATCCCGAACTTGCCGGCAAGCGCGTGCGCGGCAAGCTGGACGGCAAGCGCGTGGTCCCGTACGACACCCGGGCCGACCTCGACAACAACCCCGCGCGACGCCCTCCCGTGCTCGTCTATGTCGACGACCCGGTCGATAACTTCTTCCTGCAGGTGCAGGGATCCGGCCGCGTGCTGCTGACTGACGGGCCGGACGCCGGCAAGACCATACGCGTGGCCTATGCCGACCATAACGGCCAGCCTTACGTTTCCATCGGCCGCTGGCTGGTGGACCGGGGCGAGCTGACGTCCGACCAGGCGTCCATGCAGAATATCCGCGCCTGGGCGCAGCGCAATCCGCAACGGGTGCGGGAAATGCTGGATGCCAATCCGGCGGTGGTGTTCTTCAAGGAAGAGCCCGTTACCGATCCGGAGACCGGTCCCCGCGGGGCCTACGGCGTGAGCCTGACGGCGCGCCGCTCCATCGCGGTCGATACGTCCTTCGTTCCGCTGGGGACCCCGGTTTTCCTGGGAACGACCTGGCCCGGATCGGATCGTCCCCTGGACCGGCTGGTTTTCGCGCAGGACACCGGGACCGCCATACGGGGCGCGGCGCGCGCAGACTTCTATTGGGGCTACGGCGATGCGGCCGGGCAGATGGCCGGGCGCATGAAGCAGCGTGGCCAGATGTGGGTGTTGTGGCCGAAGCAGGCCGGGGAGCCCAGTGCACGATGA
- the apaG gene encoding Co2+/Mg2+ efflux protein ApaG produces the protein MKPYDLTVAVEPRYVPEQSNPGEQEYVFAYTVRITNTGEHPAQVISRHWIITDGNQRVREVRGLGVVGQQPLLAPGETFEYTSGCPLPTPVGTMRGSYHCVGENGIPFEVQIAEFLLAMPRTLH, from the coding sequence GTGAAACCGTATGACCTTACCGTTGCCGTCGAGCCGCGCTACGTGCCTGAACAGTCCAATCCCGGAGAGCAGGAATACGTGTTCGCCTACACGGTGCGTATTACCAATACCGGAGAGCATCCCGCGCAGGTAATCAGCCGGCATTGGATCATCACCGACGGCAACCAGCGCGTACGCGAAGTCCGCGGACTGGGCGTGGTCGGCCAGCAGCCGCTGCTCGCGCCCGGCGAGACCTTCGAATACACGAGCGGCTGCCCGCTCCCCACCCCGGTGGGCACGATGCGCGGCAGTTACCACTGTGTGGGTGAAAACGGCATCCCTTTCGAAGTGCAGATCGCCGAGTTCCTGCTGGCCATGCCCCGGACCCTCCATTGA
- the rpe gene encoding ribulose-phosphate 3-epimerase: MPPTMSSFSPATRIAPSILSADFARLGEEVRNVVAAGADWIHFDVMDNHYVPNLTIGPMVCAAIRPHVDVPIDVHLMVEPVDELVPQFAKAGANIISFHPEATRHVDRTLGLIRDHGCKAGLVFNPATPLDYMDYVMDKLDVVLVMSVNPGFGGQSFLHSALRKLRDARARIDRWTLEGGQHIALEVDGGVKVDNIGEIRAAGADTFVAGSAIFGHPDYAAIIGAMREQIARAGTLSA, encoded by the coding sequence ATGCCGCCGACCATGTCCTCCTTCTCCCCGGCCACCCGCATCGCGCCCAGCATCCTTTCCGCCGACTTCGCCCGCCTGGGCGAGGAAGTCCGCAATGTCGTCGCGGCCGGTGCCGACTGGATCCACTTCGACGTCATGGACAACCATTACGTCCCGAACCTGACGATCGGTCCCATGGTCTGCGCGGCCATCCGGCCGCACGTGGACGTGCCCATCGATGTGCACCTGATGGTCGAGCCGGTGGACGAACTCGTCCCGCAGTTCGCCAAGGCCGGCGCCAACATCATCTCTTTCCATCCGGAAGCGACGCGGCACGTCGACCGCACGCTCGGGCTGATCCGCGACCACGGCTGCAAGGCCGGGCTGGTGTTCAATCCGGCCACGCCCTTGGACTACATGGACTATGTGATGGACAAGCTGGACGTCGTCCTGGTCATGTCGGTCAACCCCGGCTTCGGCGGCCAGAGCTTCCTGCACTCCGCCCTGCGCAAGCTGCGCGATGCGCGCGCGCGCATCGACCGCTGGACGCTCGAAGGCGGCCAGCACATCGCCCTGGAGGTCGACGGGGGCGTCAAGGTGGACAATATCGGGGAAATCCGTGCGGCCGGCGCCGACACTTTCGTGGCGGGCTCGGCGATCTTCGGCCATCCCGACTATGCCGCCATCATCGGCGCGATGCGCGAACAGATCGCCCGGGCCGGCACGCTGTCGGCCTGA